From the genome of Geobacter sp. SVR, one region includes:
- a CDS encoding DUF2442 domain-containing protein produces MCPAVKEVIPGDNYVLSVVFENGEAGQLDMKPVLEFGVFHRIKDYDAFRRVRVSFDTIEWECGVDLDPEYVYARCMASKVV; encoded by the coding sequence ATGTGTCCTGCAGTGAAAGAAGTTATTCCCGGCGATAATTATGTTCTTTCAGTTGTCTTCGAGAATGGAGAAGCCGGGCAACTGGACATGAAACCGGTACTGGAATTCGGTGTTTTTCATCGCATCAAGGATTACGATGCCTTCCGACGGGTTCGCGTATCTTTCGACACCATTGAATGGGAGTGTGGAGTGGATTTGGATCCGGAATATGTCTATGCGAGATGTATGGCGAGTAAGGTAGTATAA
- the pcnB gene encoding polynucleotide adenylyltransferase PcnB, with product MKKSGSIRSKREEGSSVIIARQDHGISRKLMSPNALRVLYRLKDNGFVGYLVGGCVRDLLLGREPKDFDVVTNATPGEIKRIFRNCRLIGRRFRLAHIHFLDEIIEVATFRSQASNEPEPEPEEGNGTEQRQRHPRMLKDEEGMILRDNVYGTPEEDALRRDFTVNALSYNIADFSIIDYVGGLADLNAGIIRIIGDPVVRFQEDPVRMLRAVRFAAQLGFTIEEGTLKALVAAADTIVRAAPPRLYDEMLKLLLSGEGDKCYDLLRHTGLFAALFPHFSAWLDAESEGFPHTRFGEMLAYVDSRIQQGDKISQPLLLALLFGEYLDEKAENFRRQGAPWQQSVYAALGEFMGEVCPIVLITNRVGFALRDIIAQQTRLKKVPGRRPEAFIARHDFNDIIAYCRITRGDQKEVARQLDWWEARAQQQEPLPPPADSSEETEAPQRKRRRRRRRRPKADKKLG from the coding sequence ATGAAAAAAAGTGGCAGTATCAGGTCGAAAAGGGAAGAGGGCAGTTCAGTAATCATTGCCCGGCAGGACCACGGCATTTCCCGCAAACTCATGAGCCCGAACGCCCTGCGGGTCCTCTACCGCTTGAAGGATAACGGCTTTGTCGGCTATCTCGTGGGCGGCTGCGTGCGCGACCTGCTGCTCGGCCGGGAGCCGAAGGATTTCGACGTGGTAACCAACGCCACCCCCGGCGAGATAAAGCGGATCTTCCGCAACTGCCGCCTGATCGGGCGGCGCTTCCGTCTGGCGCACATCCATTTCCTGGACGAGATCATCGAAGTGGCGACCTTCCGCTCCCAGGCTTCCAACGAGCCGGAACCCGAACCGGAGGAGGGAAATGGGACGGAACAGCGGCAGCGGCACCCGCGCATGCTGAAGGATGAGGAGGGCATGATCCTGCGGGACAACGTCTACGGCACACCCGAAGAGGATGCCCTGCGCCGGGACTTCACCGTCAATGCGCTGTCCTACAACATCGCCGATTTCTCGATCATCGACTACGTCGGCGGCTTGGCCGATCTCAATGCCGGCATCATCCGCATCATCGGCGATCCGGTTGTCCGTTTCCAGGAAGACCCGGTGCGGATGTTGCGTGCGGTGCGGTTTGCCGCCCAGCTCGGCTTTACCATCGAGGAGGGGACCCTGAAGGCGCTGGTGGCCGCGGCCGACACCATCGTCAGGGCGGCACCACCGCGCCTTTACGACGAGATGCTCAAGCTCCTGCTCTCGGGGGAGGGGGACAAGTGCTACGACCTGCTGCGCCACACCGGGCTCTTTGCGGCACTCTTCCCCCATTTCTCGGCCTGGCTCGATGCCGAGAGCGAGGGCTTCCCCCACACCCGGTTCGGCGAAATGCTGGCCTACGTCGATTCCCGCATCCAGCAGGGGGACAAGATCTCCCAACCGTTGCTCCTGGCACTGCTGTTCGGCGAGTACCTGGATGAGAAGGCGGAGAACTTTCGCCGCCAAGGCGCGCCCTGGCAGCAGAGCGTGTATGCCGCTCTCGGAGAGTTCATGGGTGAAGTGTGTCCCATTGTACTGATCACGAATCGTGTCGGGTTTGCCCTGCGCGACATCATTGCCCAGCAGACGCGCCTGAAAAAGGTACCGGGTCGCCGGCCGGAGGCGTTCATCGCCCGCCACGATTTCAACGATATCATCGCATACTGCCGGATCACCCGCGGCGACCAAAAGGAAGTTGCCAGGCAGCTCGACTGGTGGGAAGCCCGTGCGCAGCAGCAGGAGCCGCTGCCGCCGCCGGCCGACTCCTCCGAGGAAACCGAGGCGCCACAGCGGAAGAGACGGAGACGCCGCCGACGAAGGCCGAAGGCGGATAAAAAGCTCGGGTAA
- the tnpA gene encoding IS200/IS605 family transposase, with protein sequence MDDTQSLCHTKWDCKYHVVWIPKCRRKVLFGRIRKYLADLFHSLARQKECKIVEGHLQPDHIHILISIPPKYSVAQVIGFIKGKSAIHIARMYLGQKKNFAGMSFWARGYFVSTVGADEETIANYIRNQEDEDKRLDQLTFLPEE encoded by the coding sequence ATGGACGACACACAAAGTTTATGCCACACGAAATGGGATTGCAAGTATCACGTTGTATGGATTCCAAAATGTCGCCGCAAGGTGCTGTTTGGTCGAATCCGGAAATATCTTGCCGACTTGTTTCATAGTCTAGCCAGGCAGAAAGAGTGCAAGATAGTGGAAGGGCACCTTCAACCTGATCATATTCACATATTGATATCGATCCCACCAAAATACTCCGTTGCACAGGTGATCGGTTTCATCAAGGGCAAAAGTGCAATCCATATTGCGCGAATGTACCTTGGTCAGAAGAAGAACTTTGCTGGTATGAGCTTTTGGGCACGTGGCTACTTTGTATCCACTGTCGGTGCTGACGAGGAAACAATTGCCAACTACATCAGGAACCAGGAAGACGAAGACAAACGTCTGGATCAATTGACATTTTTGCCCGAAGAATGA
- a CDS encoding DUF4118 domain-containing protein codes for MKADSQTLSGVCQGLAQRPADATLSSTKRWRYAHPTVFYRQCTGVRLISLAVLALIGWLDYITGYEFGFFIFYFIPVAISAWYCGRRAGIQIAVGSAIVWYLSDRYTFHPYSRAYFIYWEMFMRLLSFLTTALTVARIRELVLNEERMLSELLQVRQELNLLRQRDGGGDLSKSK; via the coding sequence GTGAAAGCGGATAGTCAAACCCTGAGCGGTGTCTGCCAGGGACTGGCGCAACGGCCGGCGGACGCGACGCTGAGTTCTACCAAACGATGGCGGTACGCCCACCCGACGGTCTTCTACAGGCAGTGCACCGGTGTCAGGCTGATCAGCCTGGCGGTACTGGCCCTGATCGGCTGGCTGGACTACATCACGGGCTACGAGTTCGGATTCTTCATCTTTTACTTCATCCCGGTCGCCATCTCCGCGTGGTATTGCGGCCGGCGGGCCGGAATTCAGATAGCCGTCGGCTCCGCCATCGTCTGGTACCTGTCGGACAGGTACACCTTCCATCCCTATTCGCGGGCTTACTTCATCTACTGGGAGATGTTCATGCGCCTGCTGTCGTTTCTGACCACCGCCCTGACGGTGGCCCGCATCAGGGAGCTGGTGCTGAACGAGGAGCGGATGCTCTCGGAACTGCTGCAGGTCCGGCAGGAACTCAATCTGCTGAGGCAACGCGATGGTGGTGGGGATTTGAGCAAGAGTAAATGA
- the ovoA gene encoding 5-histidylcysteine sulfoxide synthase — MNLHATRTTILDQGDPETKRAEILEYFHKTFDIDEKLYDTLRYDQTFYLRADRLRHPLIFYFGHTATFFINKLTIARVIDRRINPKYESMFAVGVDEMSWDDLDERHYDWPSRQQVKAYRDQVREVVDQLIRTLPLTLPITWESPWWAIMMGIEHERIHLETSSVLIRQLPIDQVVQLPFWDICCEVGEPPANELVTVPGGTVVLGKPRDHALYGWDNEYGSHKAEVAEYNAARFLVSNREFLEFVEAGCYHDRQWWTEEGWSWREFKQAGHPLFWIKGEDGWRLRTMASEIPLSWNWPVEVNYLEAKAFCTWKAARTGKAIRLPTEDEWNRLRDVCEIPDQPYWDKAPGNVNLEHWCSSCPVDRFKTGEFFDVIGNVWQWTETPIYPFHGFEIHPWYDDFSTPTFDTKHNLIKGGSWISTGNEATRDSRYAFRRHFFQHAGFRYVESAAAVVIHDDQYESDALAAQYCDAHYGPRHFGVPNFSVTMAGICLEQMQGRTFGHALDLGCAVGRAAFELARGGFEQVTGLDFSTRFFRLAARMQEVGYLRYAFPEEGEVVSFHEIGLTELGLESARERVRFSQADACNLPEKFTGYDLVMAANLIDRLYSPRRFLTTIHERINPGGLLVIASPYSWSEEYTRRDEWLGGYRDAGEPVWTLDGLKEALAPHFRMKGEPRDVPFVIRETRRKFQHSVAEVTVWELV, encoded by the coding sequence ATGAATCTGCACGCCACCCGCACCACGATTCTCGACCAGGGTGATCCCGAAACGAAGCGGGCCGAGATCCTGGAATACTTCCACAAGACGTTCGACATTGACGAAAAACTGTACGATACCCTCAGGTACGACCAGACTTTCTACCTGCGGGCCGACCGGCTGCGGCACCCGCTGATTTTCTATTTCGGCCATACAGCCACCTTTTTCATCAACAAGCTGACCATCGCCCGGGTGATCGACCGGCGCATCAACCCGAAATACGAATCGATGTTCGCCGTGGGAGTGGACGAGATGTCCTGGGATGACCTGGACGAACGGCACTACGACTGGCCCTCTCGCCAGCAGGTCAAGGCCTACCGCGACCAGGTCCGCGAGGTGGTGGATCAACTGATCCGCACCCTGCCGCTGACCCTGCCGATCACCTGGGAATCCCCCTGGTGGGCCATCATGATGGGCATCGAGCACGAACGCATCCATCTGGAAACCTCCTCGGTGCTGATTCGCCAGCTGCCGATCGACCAAGTGGTGCAGCTCCCGTTCTGGGACATCTGCTGCGAGGTGGGCGAGCCACCTGCCAACGAGCTGGTGACGGTGCCGGGGGGCACGGTAGTGCTGGGCAAACCGCGCGATCATGCCCTGTACGGCTGGGACAACGAATACGGCTCGCACAAGGCCGAAGTGGCCGAATACAATGCAGCCCGCTTTTTGGTCTCCAACCGTGAGTTTCTGGAGTTCGTGGAGGCCGGCTGCTACCACGACCGGCAGTGGTGGACCGAGGAGGGCTGGAGCTGGCGCGAGTTCAAGCAGGCCGGGCATCCGCTGTTCTGGATCAAGGGCGAGGACGGCTGGCGCCTGCGGACCATGGCCTCCGAGATCCCGCTGTCCTGGAACTGGCCGGTGGAGGTCAACTACCTGGAGGCCAAGGCCTTCTGCACCTGGAAAGCGGCCCGGACCGGCAAGGCGATCCGTTTGCCGACCGAGGACGAGTGGAACCGGCTGCGGGATGTCTGCGAGATCCCGGACCAGCCTTACTGGGACAAGGCCCCCGGCAACGTCAACCTGGAGCATTGGTGCTCGTCCTGCCCGGTAGACAGATTCAAAACCGGCGAGTTCTTCGACGTGATCGGCAATGTCTGGCAGTGGACCGAAACCCCGATCTATCCCTTCCACGGTTTCGAGATTCACCCCTGGTATGACGACTTCTCGACCCCCACCTTCGACACCAAGCACAACCTGATCAAGGGGGGCTCCTGGATTTCAACCGGGAACGAGGCCACGCGCGATTCGCGCTACGCCTTCCGGCGCCACTTCTTCCAGCATGCCGGTTTCCGCTATGTGGAGAGCGCCGCGGCGGTCGTCATCCACGACGATCAATACGAGAGCGACGCCCTGGCAGCCCAGTATTGCGACGCCCACTACGGCCCCCGGCATTTCGGTGTTCCCAATTTCTCCGTCACGATGGCCGGTATTTGCCTCGAACAGATGCAAGGGCGGACATTCGGCCATGCCCTGGATCTGGGCTGTGCCGTTGGCCGGGCCGCCTTCGAGCTGGCCAGGGGAGGTTTCGAGCAGGTAACCGGGCTGGATTTCTCGACCCGCTTCTTCCGCCTGGCGGCCCGCATGCAGGAGGTGGGCTACCTGCGCTACGCCTTCCCGGAGGAGGGGGAGGTCGTCTCCTTCCACGAGATCGGTCTCACCGAGCTTGGGCTGGAGAGTGCGCGTGAGCGGGTGCGGTTCTCTCAGGCCGACGCCTGCAACTTGCCGGAGAAATTCACCGGCTACGACCTGGTGATGGCGGCCAATCTGATCGACCGGCTTTACTCGCCGCGCAGGTTTCTGACCACGATTCACGAGCGCATCAATCCGGGAGGGCTGCTGGTGATAGCCTCCCCCTACAGTTGGTCCGAGGAGTACACCAGGAGGGATGAGTGGCTGGGGGGCTACCGCGATGCCGGGGAGCCGGTCTGGACCCTGGATGGGCTCAAGGAAGCGCTGGCGCCGCACTTCCGCATGAAGGGCGAGCCGCGCGACGTGCCGTTCGTGATCCGCGAGACCCGCAGGAAGTTTCAGCATTCGGTGGCCGAGGTGACGGTATGGGAGTTGGTGTGA
- a CDS encoding carbonic anhydrase — translation MITALLEGNRRFVSEVFDRERDYFEDLAKQQRPTVLWIGCSDSRVPVNTITQTRPGEVFVHRNVANIVATNDWNLSAVLEFSINHLRIPDIVVCGHYGCGGIAALDGDSKEDRYIPIWLNNACKARDRVDDKLRELHIELPPGQRMNLIVEENVRLQLEHLQEYPFVRTAMEAGIMALHGWVYDMSSGDIKVVQRNTIACRY, via the coding sequence ATGATTACCGCACTTCTGGAAGGGAACAGACGTTTCGTATCGGAGGTCTTCGACCGGGAGCGGGACTATTTCGAGGACCTGGCCAAGCAGCAGCGTCCGACCGTGCTCTGGATCGGCTGTTCCGATTCGCGCGTACCGGTCAATACCATCACGCAGACCAGGCCGGGTGAGGTCTTCGTGCACCGCAATGTCGCCAACATCGTGGCCACCAACGATTGGAACCTGTCGGCCGTGCTGGAGTTCTCGATCAATCACCTGCGGATTCCGGACATCGTTGTCTGCGGACATTACGGCTGCGGCGGCATAGCGGCGCTGGACGGAGACAGCAAGGAGGACCGCTATATCCCCATCTGGCTGAACAATGCCTGCAAGGCGCGCGACAGGGTGGACGACAAGCTCAGGGAACTGCATATCGAACTCCCGCCGGGACAGCGCATGAACTTGATTGTCGAGGAGAATGTCCGCCTGCAACTGGAACATCTTCAGGAGTACCCCTTTGTCCGGACGGCAATGGAGGCCGGCATCATGGCACTGCACGGATGGGTGTACGACATGTCCAGCGGTGACATCAAGGTTGTGCAGCGCAACACAATCGCTTGCCGTTACTGA